One segment of Leuconostoc lactis DNA contains the following:
- a CDS encoding transposase, whose protein sequence is MTTRNYYSPEQKAAIAALHWDEKQTLSQISRENKISISAVRRWVREYSPAVSDNGEKITKKTVSELEARIAELEQDNQILREAVTLMDKYSREQIKKSNRR, encoded by the coding sequence ATGACTACACGAAATTATTATTCCCCTGAACAGAAGGCAGCTATCGCTGCCCTACATTGGGATGAAAAACAAACATTAAGCCAAATTTCACGTGAAAATAAAATCTCAATAAGCGCCGTTCGGCGCTGGGTCCGTGAGTATTCACCTGCGGTGAGTGACAATGGCGAAAAAATTACCAAGAAAACAGTCTCTGAACTTGAAGCGAGAATTGCCGAACTCGAACAAGATAACCAAATTTTGCGTGAAGCAGTCACTTTAATGGACAAATACTCACGTGAACAGATAAAAAAATCCAACCGACGATGA
- a CDS encoding pyridoxamine 5'-phosphate oxidase family protein, whose product MYAKRFIQLFVMFLVAIFIALFVVVFFGIQGYLAQALVLTVVGYIILVIPLTALTIMKQRKKFSTNTNATADNVFQNALNMLDNILVLSTVSADKTISASVITFKQSSTAENVFYIVTDKTTARVQNIKATHTAAITTWFDKQTGTRVSSNAVDALVIADEDVKQVVAAHPEIKALSEDFNHNAIIQLTLRSALVESFKTSPTVVDFQA is encoded by the coding sequence ATGTACGCAAAACGCTTTATTCAACTTTTTGTGATGTTTTTAGTCGCAATATTTATCGCCCTGTTTGTTGTTGTTTTCTTTGGGATTCAAGGTTATTTGGCGCAGGCACTCGTGCTAACAGTTGTGGGCTATATTATCTTGGTGATTCCGCTCACAGCATTAACGATTATGAAGCAACGCAAGAAGTTTAGCACGAACACTAATGCAACAGCCGACAATGTGTTTCAAAATGCGCTCAACATGCTGGACAATATTCTTGTTTTATCAACGGTTTCGGCTGATAAGACTATCAGTGCTAGTGTGATTACGTTTAAGCAATCAAGCACAGCTGAGAATGTATTTTATATTGTGACGGATAAGACAACCGCACGTGTGCAAAATATCAAAGCGACGCACACAGCTGCTATCACGACATGGTTTGACAAGCAAACAGGTACTCGCGTGAGTTCAAATGCCGTGGATGCGTTGGTGATTGCTGATGAAGATGTTAAACAGGTGGTTGCTGCCCATCCAGAAATTAAAGCGTTATCTGAAGATTTCAATCATAACGCCATTATTCAATTAACGCTCCGCTCAGCACTAGTTGAATCATTCAAGACTAGTCCGACAGTGGTCGACTTTCAAGCATAA
- a CDS encoding inositol monophosphatase family protein, with the protein MTLSQFEIQEIDQTVLLWLDDVRQQTLAAMTQELNVGTKNNPRDLVTNVDRANETFLNTKIRAFDPEAHIVSEEGFGDQQLDMQGHVWFVDPIDGTMNFIKEKSDFAIMIGLYIDNQPVLGWILDVMNNVVYHGGPEIGVYANQLRVSAPKNEPLSEGLVLLSGARLLYGMFGYDDIAKAALGFRIIGAAGPSFIRVILGQAVGYSSKMMPWDFAAGQVLAQTLGLSVSDIDGKPLDMLSSNIVLVATNRAHRDILALHQS; encoded by the coding sequence ATGACACTGAGCCAATTCGAAATTCAAGAAATTGACCAAACTGTCCTGTTATGGCTCGATGACGTGCGTCAACAAACCTTAGCGGCAATGACACAAGAATTAAACGTCGGCACCAAAAATAATCCACGTGATTTGGTGACCAATGTTGACCGAGCAAATGAAACGTTTTTAAATACTAAAATTCGCGCCTTTGATCCGGAAGCGCATATTGTCAGTGAAGAGGGCTTTGGCGATCAGCAACTGGATATGCAAGGGCATGTGTGGTTTGTGGATCCCATTGATGGCACGATGAACTTCATCAAAGAAAAATCGGACTTTGCGATTATGATTGGTCTCTATATCGATAATCAGCCCGTTTTGGGGTGGATTCTTGATGTGATGAATAATGTTGTTTATCACGGCGGACCGGAAATTGGGGTCTATGCTAATCAATTACGCGTTAGCGCCCCTAAAAATGAGCCTTTATCTGAAGGCCTAGTCCTATTAAGTGGTGCGCGCTTACTGTATGGCATGTTTGGTTATGATGACATTGCCAAAGCAGCCCTAGGCTTTCGGATTATCGGGGCTGCCGGGCCATCATTTATTCGCGTTATTTTAGGTCAGGCGGTCGGTTATTCCTCTAAAATGATGCCATGGGACTTTGCGGCTGGCCAAGTTTTGGCACAAACACTTGGATTGTCAGTTTCAGATATTGACGGTAAGCCCCTCGATATGTTATCATCTAACATAGTATTAGTGGCTACAAATCGTGCGCATCGTGATATTTTAGCGTTGCATCAAAGCTAG
- a CDS encoding DDE-type integrase/transposase/recombinase, which produces MSLAERAVVDMSENAKYSQTKLLAVMNVPSSTFYSHKAPKSPTEHDLQDALIIEKIQEIVDAHEFNNSYGIKRMVQELADQYDIHTGEHRVHRLMQKIEYKSVITQSYKGNRGRPVVERDNLVKDIIIERPYQVLTTDVTYLVMPDKQKLYKASVLDWFTGDVIGAVVGYDMTSDLTKRALQTAMRQIPKSILNAETSIILHSDNGSHFISEEYEDTVSFYGLMHSFSSPGIPSTTQSSKTITHFSNQNSSTHVA; this is translated from the coding sequence ATGAGTTTAGCGGAGCGCGCCGTCGTCGATATGTCTGAAAATGCGAAATATTCTCAAACCAAGTTGCTTGCGGTCATGAATGTGCCCTCAAGCACTTTTTATTCGCACAAAGCTCCAAAATCGCCCACAGAACACGATTTACAAGACGCTCTGATAATCGAGAAAATTCAAGAAATCGTTGACGCGCACGAGTTCAATAATTCCTACGGAATTAAGCGTATGGTGCAGGAATTGGCCGATCAATATGACATACATACCGGTGAACACCGTGTTCATCGCTTGATGCAGAAGATTGAATATAAGTCTGTTATCACTCAGTCTTATAAAGGAAATCGCGGCCGTCCAGTTGTTGAACGCGACAATCTGGTTAAAGACATTATCATTGAACGACCATACCAAGTTCTCACAACTGATGTAACTTACCTGGTGATGCCAGATAAGCAGAAACTCTATAAAGCCAGCGTTCTAGACTGGTTTACCGGTGATGTCATTGGTGCCGTCGTTGGCTATGATATGACATCTGATTTAACTAAACGAGCACTTCAAACAGCTATGCGTCAAATTCCTAAATCGATTCTCAACGCCGAAACATCAATCATTTTGCACTCAGATAACGGTTCCCACTTCATCAGTGAGGAATACGAAGATACCGTCTCATTTTATGGCCTCATGCACTCATTCAGCTCACCGGGCATCCCGAGCACAACACAATCATCGAAAACTATCACTCATTTTTCAAATCAGAATTCTTCAACCCACGTCGCTTAA
- the typA gene encoding translational GTPase TypA — translation MANREDIRNIAIIAHVDHGKTTLVNELLKQSDTLDSRKELGDRAMDTNDIEKERGITILSKNTAVKVGDKQINILDTPGHADFGGEVERIMGMVDGVLLVVDAFEGTMPQTRFVLKKAFEQNLTPIVVVNKVDRPGARPEEVVDEVLDLFIELGADEEDLDFPVIFASAMNGTSSLSPDVADQEHTMKPIFDKVFETIPAPVDNSDEPLQFQVAMLDYNDFVGRIGIGRVKRGTIKMGDNVEVLKLDGSKQSFRVTKLAGFIGLDQVEIEEAKAGDLIAVSGMEDISVGETVADPAHPEALPILRIDEPTLQMTFRQNDSPFAGREGKFVTARQIEDRLRRELHTDVSLRVEDTDQAGAWLVSGRGELHLAILIETMRREGFELQASRPQVIYRDIDGVQSEPYESVQIDTPDEYASAVIDALNQRKGEMINMESVGNGQTRLTYMAPSRGLIGYSTEFMSATRGYGIFNHTYAEYRPVVRNWEPGRRNGALVSITQGTTSNYAIMGVEDRGQMFVGAGVDVYEGMIVGMNSRDNDISVNVTKLKPQSNVRSSNKDQTASIKTPRVMNLEASLEFLNDDEYVEVTPENVRIRKAILNTAEREKAAKRRKASK, via the coding sequence TTGGCAAATCGCGAAGATATTCGTAACATCGCTATCATCGCCCACGTCGATCACGGAAAGACGACGTTGGTTAACGAACTTTTGAAGCAATCAGATACATTGGACTCACGCAAGGAATTGGGTGATCGTGCAATGGATACAAACGACATCGAAAAGGAACGTGGGATCACGATCTTGTCAAAGAACACAGCCGTTAAGGTTGGGGACAAGCAGATCAACATCTTGGATACACCAGGACACGCGGACTTCGGTGGTGAAGTTGAACGTATCATGGGTATGGTTGATGGCGTTTTGTTGGTTGTTGATGCCTTTGAAGGCACAATGCCACAAACACGTTTCGTGTTGAAGAAGGCCTTCGAACAAAACTTGACACCAATCGTTGTTGTCAACAAGGTTGATCGTCCAGGCGCACGTCCAGAAGAAGTTGTTGATGAAGTGTTGGATTTGTTCATTGAACTTGGTGCCGACGAAGAAGATTTGGACTTCCCAGTGATCTTTGCTTCAGCAATGAACGGGACATCATCATTGTCACCAGATGTCGCTGATCAAGAACACACAATGAAGCCAATCTTTGACAAGGTGTTTGAAACAATTCCAGCACCTGTTGATAACTCTGACGAACCTTTGCAATTCCAAGTTGCGATGTTGGATTATAACGACTTCGTTGGTCGTATTGGTATCGGCCGTGTTAAGCGCGGTACGATCAAGATGGGTGATAACGTTGAAGTGTTGAAGCTTGACGGTTCAAAACAATCATTCCGTGTCACAAAGCTTGCTGGTTTCATTGGTCTTGACCAAGTTGAAATCGAAGAAGCTAAGGCCGGTGATTTGATCGCGGTTTCAGGTATGGAAGACATCTCAGTTGGTGAAACTGTTGCTGATCCTGCTCACCCAGAAGCTTTGCCAATCTTGCGTATTGATGAACCAACTTTGCAAATGACTTTCCGTCAAAACGACAGCCCATTTGCTGGTCGTGAAGGTAAGTTCGTGACAGCACGTCAAATCGAAGACCGTTTGCGTCGCGAATTGCACACTGACGTTTCTTTGCGTGTTGAAGATACTGACCAAGCTGGTGCATGGTTAGTTTCAGGACGTGGTGAATTGCATTTGGCAATCTTGATCGAAACAATGCGTCGTGAAGGCTTCGAATTGCAAGCTTCACGTCCACAAGTTATCTATCGTGACATTGATGGCGTGCAATCAGAACCATACGAATCAGTTCAAATTGACACACCTGATGAATATGCCTCAGCAGTTATCGATGCATTGAACCAACGTAAGGGTGAAATGATCAACATGGAATCTGTTGGTAACGGTCAAACACGTTTGACTTATATGGCACCTTCACGTGGTTTGATTGGTTACTCAACTGAATTCATGTCAGCAACACGTGGTTACGGTATCTTCAACCACACATATGCTGAATACCGTCCAGTAGTTCGTAACTGGGAACCAGGCCGTCGTAACGGTGCCTTGGTTTCAATCACACAAGGCACAACTTCTAACTATGCCATCATGGGTGTTGAAGACCGTGGCCAAATGTTCGTTGGTGCCGGTGTTGACGTTTATGAAGGTATGATCGTTGGTATGAACTCACGTGACAACGATATTTCTGTCAACGTGACAAAGTTGAAGCCACAATCAAACGTCCGTTCATCAAACAAGGACCAAACAGCCTCAATCAAGACACCACGTGTCATGAACTTGGAAGCTAGCTTGGAATTCTTGAACGATGATGAATACGTTGAAGTAACACCTGAAAACGTTCGTATCCGTAAGGCAATCTTGAATACGGCTGAACGTGAAAAGGCTGCTAAGCGTCGTAAGGCGTCAAAGTAA
- the dld gene encoding D-lactate dehydrogenase, giving the protein MSLVDELVEVVGKKNVITNAGKTLRFRKGYRSGHGDAIAVVFPTSLMAMWRVLNVLHEHNIVIIMQAANTSLTEGSVPAPGYDRPAVVVNGMKIKDLELINHGEQVLAFPGTTLFQLENALRPLDREPHSVIGSSNLGASVIGGINNNSGGALIRRGPAYTELSLYVWIDENDEMHLVNHLGIDLGDTPEEIITNLENRNFDLNQVPATEHHGSMHNHEQVVRDVDSDQPIRYNANPKELFEVSGSAGHVAALAVRLDTFPKDETTQVFYIGTNNPDELEDIRRHIMTHFKSLPVSGEYMHKTAYELAKQYGKDSLIVIEKIGTGHLPQMFAMKAWGERLLKHIPFFKPYFPDRLLQTLSHLFPNQLPERLEAYHDKYDHYLQLKMAGDGIAEAREYLASFFPTQDGDYFEADANETSKAETHRYVTAGVAIRYQELKQDAIDILPLDIAFASNEYHWFEQLPAEIEEKIAYKIYYGHLLDHVMHQDYILKSGVDAHALKQDMLKILDARHAVYPAEHNVGHLYLAAPALVDHYRKNDPTNSFNPGIGQQSMSKYWGEY; this is encoded by the coding sequence ATGAGTTTAGTTGATGAATTGGTTGAGGTTGTTGGCAAGAAAAATGTCATCACGAATGCCGGGAAGACGTTACGTTTTCGCAAAGGCTATCGTTCAGGACATGGTGATGCCATAGCAGTGGTTTTCCCAACCAGTCTCATGGCCATGTGGCGTGTATTGAATGTTTTGCATGAGCATAACATTGTGATTATTATGCAAGCAGCCAATACGAGTTTGACCGAAGGATCGGTACCAGCACCTGGTTATGATCGCCCAGCTGTGGTTGTCAACGGCATGAAAATTAAGGATTTGGAACTGATTAATCATGGGGAACAAGTTTTGGCCTTTCCAGGCACAACGCTTTTCCAGTTAGAGAATGCCTTGCGGCCGTTAGATCGTGAACCGCATTCGGTTATCGGCTCATCAAATCTCGGTGCCTCAGTCATTGGCGGCATTAACAACAATTCTGGTGGTGCCCTGATTCGTCGTGGCCCAGCCTATACTGAATTGTCACTTTATGTCTGGATTGATGAAAACGATGAGATGCACTTAGTGAACCATCTTGGTATTGATTTGGGTGATACACCTGAAGAAATTATTACCAATTTGGAAAATCGTAACTTCGATTTAAACCAAGTGCCAGCGACTGAACACCACGGCTCCATGCACAATCATGAACAGGTCGTTCGTGATGTCGATTCTGATCAACCGATTCGTTACAATGCTAATCCAAAAGAATTATTTGAAGTTTCTGGGTCTGCCGGTCACGTTGCCGCATTAGCGGTGCGCCTAGATACCTTTCCCAAAGATGAGACCACTCAGGTCTTTTACATTGGGACCAATAACCCAGATGAACTAGAAGATATTCGGCGTCACATTATGACGCACTTCAAGTCTTTGCCAGTGTCTGGTGAGTATATGCATAAAACGGCTTATGAACTCGCGAAGCAATACGGGAAAGACTCGCTGATTGTGATTGAAAAAATCGGGACTGGCCACTTACCACAGATGTTTGCTATGAAGGCTTGGGGTGAACGTTTATTGAAGCATATCCCATTCTTCAAGCCTTATTTCCCAGATCGGTTATTGCAAACCTTGAGTCATCTTTTCCCTAATCAGTTACCAGAACGGTTAGAAGCGTACCATGATAAGTATGACCACTATTTGCAACTTAAAATGGCTGGGGATGGGATTGCTGAAGCACGTGAGTATTTGGCGTCATTCTTCCCAACTCAGGACGGGGATTATTTTGAAGCGGATGCGAATGAAACCAGTAAGGCAGAAACGCACCGCTACGTGACGGCCGGCGTGGCGATTCGCTATCAAGAACTCAAGCAAGATGCGATCGACATTTTGCCGTTAGATATTGCTTTTGCCAGCAATGAATATCATTGGTTTGAACAGTTACCAGCTGAAATCGAAGAGAAAATTGCCTATAAAATCTACTATGGTCACTTGCTCGATCATGTGATGCATCAGGATTATATCTTGAAGTCTGGGGTCGATGCCCATGCACTCAAACAGGACATGTTAAAAATTTTGGATGCCCGCCATGCGGTATATCCGGCCGAACATAATGTCGGCCACTTGTATCTCGCAGCACCTGCATTGGTGGATCACTATCGTAAAAACGATCCAACTAACAGCTTTAATCCCGGCATTGGGCAACAATCAATGTCTAAGTATTGGGGCGAATATTAA
- a CDS encoding Kiwa anti-phage protein KwaB-like domain-containing protein, with translation MAIVKDIFDKTQAISGSKSHGNVTLYLMRYRQKTIKAEKNSKVITFPSFYDAKLDNDLQEEFVKLFLNSSSYYSDLTYDYSVNGSQEDGVAVVHENDFENVTKFIGDLKQGSNVLDDMSQLNLARIKAYIVRLSFGNDDDLYFFGSIKNYSQLQKKSVVLHKSINKSKLKKFDMNDTIGFDFYVNMFWYDNDLYIANANKFESVFQMSRYYKEKAEEVLNTIVKSDCVMDDDIIAINNKCKDDSRIAKKVMKLKFREDRIKSIYENLNQDIFDEITNDSVLKDKYELVKYENGKLTMVDNSDLKNIHEYLNFIADTAKRGIASKQTSSENF, from the coding sequence ATGGCAATAGTTAAGGATATATTTGATAAAACACAGGCAATTTCTGGATCAAAAAGTCATGGGAATGTCACACTCTACTTAATGCGTTATAGACAAAAGACAATTAAAGCAGAGAAAAATAGCAAAGTTATTACATTTCCGTCTTTTTACGATGCGAAGTTAGACAATGATTTGCAGGAAGAATTTGTTAAATTATTTCTAAATTCCAGCTCATACTACTCTGATTTAACATATGATTATAGTGTGAACGGGTCTCAAGAGGACGGTGTCGCTGTTGTACATGAGAATGATTTCGAAAATGTTACAAAATTTATAGGAGATTTAAAACAAGGATCCAATGTTTTGGATGATATGTCTCAACTTAATTTGGCAAGAATCAAGGCATATATTGTTAGACTATCGTTTGGCAATGATGACGATTTGTATTTTTTTGGAAGCATTAAAAATTATTCACAGTTACAAAAGAAAAGTGTTGTGCTTCACAAATCAATAAATAAAAGTAAATTAAAAAAGTTTGATATGAATGATACCATAGGTTTTGATTTTTACGTAAATATGTTTTGGTACGATAATGATTTGTATATAGCAAACGCAAATAAATTTGAATCTGTATTCCAAATGTCTCGTTATTATAAGGAAAAAGCAGAAGAAGTATTAAATACAATTGTGAAATCTGATTGCGTTATGGATGATGATATCATTGCCATTAATAATAAATGTAAAGATGATTCCAGAATAGCTAAAAAAGTAATGAAACTTAAGTTTAGAGAAGACCGAATTAAGAGTATTTACGAAAACTTAAATCAAGATATTTTTGATGAAATTACAAATGATTCTGTCTTGAAAGATAAATACGAATTAGTCAAGTATGAGAATGGTAAACTGACAATGGTTGATAATTCTGATTTAAAAAATATTCATGAGTATCTCAACTTTATTGCGGATACAGCTAAAAGGGGTATAGCCTCAAAGCAAACAAGTAGTGAAAATTTTTAA
- a CDS encoding cold-shock protein — translation METGTVKWFNGDKGFGFITRENGDDVFAHFSAIQSDGFKTLDEGQSVTFDVENSDRGLQAANIVKA, via the coding sequence ATGGAAACAGGCACAGTAAAGTGGTTTAACGGCGACAAGGGTTTTGGATTTATCACACGTGAAAATGGTGATGATGTCTTTGCTCACTTTTCAGCTATTCAAAGCGACGGTTTCAAAACACTTGATGAAGGTCAATCAGTGACTTTTGATGTTGAGAATAGCGACCGTGGTTTGCAAGCTGCAAACATCGTTAAAGCTTAA
- a CDS encoding DUF805 domain-containing protein, translated as MLTSYKEFWTKILTWNATATRAQYWIPVIINYFLGGLLVNVIEKLQGHELGDIYNIADLTTNTTAQVIYLLVWVATLTLKVRRLHDTNHSAGWILIQFVPIIGTIWFFVLMVLPTTPESRWVINQSRV; from the coding sequence ATGTTAACGAGTTATAAAGAGTTTTGGACGAAAATTTTGACTTGGAATGCGACGGCAACCAGGGCACAATACTGGATCCCAGTGATTATTAACTATTTCTTGGGTGGCCTTTTAGTCAATGTGATTGAAAAATTGCAAGGTCACGAGCTTGGCGATATTTATAATATTGCTGATTTAACGACAAATACGACCGCGCAAGTCATCTATTTATTGGTTTGGGTCGCCACATTAACGTTAAAGGTTCGTCGTTTACACGATACCAATCATAGCGCAGGGTGGATTTTGATTCAGTTCGTACCAATTATTGGCACGATTTGGTTCTTTGTACTCATGGTGTTACCAACGACACCAGAATCACGTTGGGTCATTAATCAATCACGTGTTTAA
- a CDS encoding terminase small subunit has translation MIEAGYSKKTAAVITAENLIKLNIKSYIAEHMERIASNHVMGYAEAVELLTSIARGELMETVVVGTMNGAETVKKEADIKTRIVALKEIFKRYPDNDKLVEQQVRKMKADADMAEARVKLMNDDRVSLETKIVIGEYNDE, from the coding sequence GTGATTGAAGCGGGTTATAGCAAGAAGACAGCAGCGGTTATTACAGCTGAAAACCTAATAAAACTTAATATTAAATCGTACATAGCCGAACACATGGAACGGATTGCATCAAACCATGTCATGGGATATGCAGAAGCTGTTGAACTGCTAACTAGTATAGCTAGAGGTGAGTTAATGGAAACGGTTGTTGTCGGCACCATGAATGGCGCGGAAACAGTCAAAAAAGAAGCTGATATCAAGACGCGCATTGTAGCGTTGAAAGAAATATTCAAACGTTATCCAGACAACGATAAGCTGGTTGAACAGCAAGTACGCAAGATGAAAGCTGATGCTGACATGGCGGAAGCAAGGGTTAAGCTGATGAATGATGACCGCGTATCGCTTGAAACCAAGATTGTGATCGGGGAGTATAACGATGAATAA
- the mscL gene encoding large conductance mechanosensitive channel protein MscL: MWKEFKEFAFKGNVVDLAVAVVIGGAFGLIVKSLVNDIIMPLVGILIGGIDVSNLAIKVGTATVAYGLFLQSIINFLIIAAAIFMMVKVFNTMNKKSAKEAEVLEVEDTKTEKYLQDIVKLLSEKK, from the coding sequence ATGTGGAAAGAATTTAAAGAGTTCGCTTTTAAAGGGAACGTTGTTGACCTTGCCGTTGCCGTTGTTATCGGTGGTGCTTTCGGTTTGATCGTGAAGTCACTGGTTAACGATATCATCATGCCCCTTGTTGGTATTTTGATTGGTGGGATTGATGTCTCAAATCTTGCGATTAAAGTTGGCACAGCAACTGTTGCTTATGGTTTGTTCTTGCAATCTATCATCAACTTCTTGATCATTGCAGCCGCAATCTTCATGATGGTTAAAGTCTTCAACACAATGAACAAGAAGTCTGCTAAAGAAGCAGAAGTTCTTGAAGTTGAAGATACAAAGACTGAAAAGTATTTACAAGACATCGTTAAGCTTTTGTCAGAAAAGAAGTAA
- a CDS encoding Ltp family lipoprotein, whose protein sequence is MAKKIVDENGNTYVQVKPLYKRVWFWGIAAAVIIFAVISVSDSKTSESNNTTSSTSVAQSSTSSSVAEKPKVSAEYLAALGSAKTYSDSLHMSKAGIYDQLTSDDGEKFPADAAQYAVDNLKADYNKNALETAKNYQKNLNMSTEAIRDQLTSDDGEKFTPEEADYAAQHLND, encoded by the coding sequence ATGGCAAAGAAGATTGTCGACGAGAACGGAAACACATACGTGCAAGTAAAGCCACTTTATAAACGCGTTTGGTTCTGGGGGATTGCTGCAGCAGTAATTATTTTTGCTGTTATCAGTGTATCTGATAGTAAGACTTCTGAATCAAATAACACTACTTCATCAACTTCAGTAGCTCAATCATCCACAAGTAGCAGCGTTGCCGAAAAACCAAAGGTATCAGCTGAATATTTAGCAGCCTTAGGTAGCGCTAAGACATACTCTGATTCGTTGCACATGTCTAAAGCTGGTATTTATGACCAATTAACTTCTGATGACGGCGAAAAATTCCCGGCAGATGCAGCTCAATATGCCGTTGATAACCTAAAGGCTGATTATAACAAAAACGCTTTAGAGACAGCAAAAAACTACCAAAAGAATCTGAACATGTCTACAGAAGCTATTAGAGACCAATTAACTTCTGATGACGGCGAAAAATTCACACCAGAAGAAGCAGACTACGCTGCACAACACTTGAATGACTAA
- a CDS encoding SDR family oxidoreductase, with product MMKTKVVIAGGTGFVGQGIIQQLDPTQYDVHSLSRHVHQSTADDKTTYHVIDLSDTPSLSVIIQDADWVIDAVGILLPNPIKKQNYQNSSYAPAKYLIDALLTAPNTKLLFISANGGPFFMSPYLNTKKAVEARMRTLLPERTYIVYPGIIFDKTRLSSYFPGRILSRLGGIQYFKKLRPISRQAFAIEIAQILSGTSSALEKRLD from the coding sequence ATGATGAAAACAAAAGTTGTTATTGCTGGTGGCACAGGATTTGTCGGTCAAGGCATCATCCAACAACTTGATCCAACACAATATGACGTCCATAGTTTGTCCCGCCATGTACACCAGTCCACTGCTGACGACAAAACAACTTATCACGTCATTGACTTGTCCGATACACCAAGCTTGTCAGTAATCATTCAAGATGCTGATTGGGTGATTGATGCGGTCGGCATCTTGTTGCCCAACCCAATCAAAAAACAAAATTATCAAAACAGCAGTTATGCGCCAGCCAAATATCTCATTGATGCATTGCTTACCGCACCAAACACGAAATTACTTTTTATCTCTGCAAATGGTGGGCCATTTTTCATGTCACCCTACCTCAATACAAAAAAAGCCGTCGAGGCACGGATGCGCACACTGTTACCCGAACGCACTTATATTGTTTATCCAGGGATTATTTTTGACAAAACGCGCTTGAGTTCATATTTCCCCGGACGCATTTTGTCACGCTTAGGCGGCATTCAGTATTTTAAAAAATTACGACCAATCAGTCGACAAGCCTTTGCCATTGAGATTGCACAGATACTATCTGGCACAAGTAGTGCATTAGAAAAAAGACTAGATTGA
- a CDS encoding UPF0223 family protein: MSENYTLPIDGSWTVEDIVAVSHFIDSVLAVYETGVAKATLLARYDAFREVMPAKSEQKRFDRDFERQTGHSIYQTMKLAQNTTKDRVRG; the protein is encoded by the coding sequence ATGAGTGAAAATTATACGTTACCAATCGATGGTAGTTGGACAGTTGAAGATATTGTGGCGGTATCTCATTTTATTGACAGCGTGTTAGCTGTTTATGAAACGGGTGTCGCTAAAGCCACGTTACTGGCACGTTATGACGCATTTCGTGAGGTGATGCCAGCGAAAAGTGAACAAAAGCGGTTCGATCGTGATTTTGAACGCCAAACAGGTCACAGCATTTATCAAACCATGAAACTGGCGCAAAACACGACCAAAGATCGGGTACGCGGATGA